The region CAGCGCCTGCTTCCGTGGCCAGCTTGCCAAAGTTGCTGGTGAGAGACTGCGCGGACTTCTTGCCCTTCAGGCCTTCGAAACCCTTGATGTCGTCGTTCTTGTCGCTGACGATCAAGACGGCTTTCGATGCGATATAGGGCTCGGAGAAAGCATATTTCTGCTTGCGTGCCTCGGTGATGCCGACCTGGTTGATCACGGCGTCGTAGCGCTTGGAATCGAGACCGGCAATCAGGCCATCCCATTTGCCTTCCACGAACTCGGCCTTCACGCCCAGCTTCTTGGCGACAGCCTCACCAATTTCCACGTCGAAGCCAACGAGCTTGTTGCTGGCATCGTGGAACGTAAATGGTGCGTAGGTGCCTTCGGTGCCGATCTTGATCACGCCAGCAGATTTGATCTGGTCAAGATTTTCGCCAGCGAAGGAAGGTGCGAAAATGGCAGCGTTGACTGCGGCGGCGGTTGCGATTGTCTTGAGCCAGCTCATCGGTTTTCCTTTCAGGAATTTCTAATAACGTCTCATCCCATAAATCCTGCCCGTTTAAACGGCAAAAAGACGCAAAAAGATGCAGCTTGGGAGAATATTTTTCTCTTCCTCAACGCTTCGCCCGGATTGCTTGGTTGAGTGCTCGACGAACACTCTCCGAAAACGCGTCAAGCGCTCTCTCACAGCGCAGAATCACTTTAAAAATCAGCGGTATGGCCTCTCGAGAATTTGCGCTGTCAAGGCGATCTTGAGGTTAATTTCTCGCCCTCGACACAGGGCGCGTTAACCATTTATTAACCACATTTGCGGTACCTCATTATCAATGATTTGTTTACCAAGATGACCAAAGTGCTAACAGACACCTCACGCTCAATTCGTATAAAAGGCCGATCGTTTCTCGCGGTCGTGCTGTCGCCTGAGCAGCCTCTGGACCAGTGGCTGGAGCGGCTTGATGATCTGGCAGCGCGGTCTGCCGGTTTCTTCCTGTCGCGTGCCGTCGTGCTCGATGTCGCGGATCTGAAACTCGATAAGGCAGGTCTCAAGGGGCTGATAGCCGAACTCGTTTCGCGCAACGTTGCCATCATGGGGATCGAAGGCGCACGCCCGTCCATGATCGAGGCGGGCATGCCACCGGCACTCAAGGGTGGAAAGGCTGCCTCGGATATCGAGGTCGAGCCTGTCTCGCTCGCCACCACCGAAGTGGAGGAGGAGCCAGTGCGGGTTCCTGTGACGGAGATTCGCAGCACGGTGCAGTCGCTGATGATCAGCGAGCCGGTTCGCTCTGGTCAGTCGGTGATCTTTCCCGAGGGCGATGTGACCGTTGTCGGGTCGGTCGCCTCGGGTGCGGAGATCATCGCGGGCGGGTCGATCCACATTTATGGAGCGCTGCGTGGTCGTGCCATGGCAGGTTCGCTTGGAAATGCTTCGGCGCGGATTTTCTGCAAGAAGCTGGAAGCCGAGCTGCTGGCCATCGATGGTGTCTACAAGGTGGCTGAAGATATCGATCCGAAGCTGCGCGGCCAGGCCGTTCAGCTCTGGCTGGAAAACGATACGATCAAAGCCGAAAAACTCAATTAAGCCGTAAGCGGCAGAAAACAGGAGAGCAGGATGGGGAAGGTAGTTGTCGTTACTTCCGGCAAGGGAGGCGTAGGCAAGACCACGTCGACTGCCGCGCTCGGTGCGGCGCTGGCACAGAACAAGGAAAAGGTCGTCGTCGTGGATTTCGACGTCGGTCTTCGTAACCTCGATCTGGTCATGGGTGCGGAACGCCGCGTTGTTTACGATCTGGTCAACGTTATCCAGGGCGATGCGAAACTGCCGCAGGCGCTGATCCGCGACAAGCGTCTCGACACGCTGTTTTTGCTGCCTGCCTCGCAGACACGCGATAAGGACAATCTGACGCCCGAGGGTGTCGAGTGGGTTATCGGCGAACTCAAGAAGCATTTTGATTGGGTCATCTGCGATAGCCCTGCCGGTATCGAACGCGGCGCGACGCTGGCCATGCGCCATGCGGATGTTGCCGTTGTGGTGACCAACCCGGAAGTCTCTTCCGTACGCGACTCCGACCGCATCATCGGTCTCTTGGATTCCAAGACGCTGAAGGCCGAACGCGGCGAGCGGATGGAAAAGCACCTGCTCCTGACCCGCTACGACTCCGTTCGTGCAGAGCGTGGCGACATGCTGAAGGTCGAAGACGTGCTGGAAATTCTCTCCATCCCGCTGATCGGCATCATTCCTGAGAGCATGGATGTTCTTCGCGCCTCCAACGTCGGTGCGCCTGTTACGCTGGCGGATGCTAAGTCCCCACCTGCTATGGCTTATTTCGATGCGGCACGTCGTCTGCGCGGCGAAGACGTTCCGATGATGATCCCCGGTGAAAAGCGTGGCATCTTCGCCAAGTTCTTCGGGAGGGCCGCATGAGTATCTTTAACCTTTTCCGCAAACAGAAATCCGCGCCTCTTGCGCGTGAGCGGTTGCAGGTTCTGCTGGCGCATGAACGCAACGGCGTGGGCAACGAGCTTGTTGCTTTGCTGCGGGAAGAAATTCTCGCCGTTATCGCCAAGCACGTACAGATCGATAGCGACAAGGTTCACGTCAAGATGGACAGCGACGAGCATGTCTCGCTGCTGGAAATCGATGTCGAAATCCCTTTGGCTGCCAGCCTGCGCGCCGCCTGATCACGTCTCTTCAAATGAAAAGACCGCCCGGATGACAATTCGGGCGGTCTTTTTGTGTTTTGCCGTCAGGCTGCTTTTCTGCGGCTCGGCAGTTGCGGCAGGAAGACTGTGAGCAGGCCGAGAAGCGGCATGTAGGAGCAGATGCGGTATACGAACTCTATGCCTTCGCGGTCTGCGAACACGCCGAGGACAGCGGCGCCGATGCCGCCGAAGCCGAAGGCAAAGCCGAAGAACATGCCTGCGATCAAGCCCACGCGTCCCGGCACCAACTCCTGCGCGAAGACGACGATGGCCGAAAATGCGGAGGAAAAGACGAAGCCGATCAGCACCACGAGAATGGCAGTCCATGTCAGGTTTGCGTAAGGCAGCAACAGCGCGAACGGTATGACGCCGAGGATCGAGAACCAGATGACGACGCGCGAACCGAATTTGTCACCGATGGGGCCACCGAAGAACACACCGGCAGCGGACGCGCCGAGGAACAGGAAGAGAAGCAATTGCGCGCTTTGGACCTCAAGACCGAATTTCTCAATCGTGTAGAAGGTGAAATAGCTCGACAGACTTGCCAGATAGGCATTCTTGGTCGCGGTCAGGATGAGTAGAACGACAAGCGTCATCAACACCTTGTTTTTCGCCATCGGCAGCGCGCGGCTGACGGGTGGACGACCCGCATTGCTGCGGCGGTGACGGCTGTACCAGACGCTGACCCAGGAGAGCACGGCAAATCCGGCAAGGGCGATCAGCGAAAACCAGCTTAGGCTCTGCTGACCCATCGGCAAAACGACGAACGCAGCGAGAAGCGGACCAATCGCCGTTCCCGTGTTGCCGCCGACCTGAAAGAAGGATTGTGCCAGACCATGGCGCCCGCCTGATGCGACGCGGGCAACACGCGACGCTTCCGGGTGGAAGATGGCCGAGCCGATGCCGATCAGGCATGCGCCAATCACGAGAACCGGAAAGCTATGTGCATAGGCCAGTGTGATCAAACCGGCGCAGGTGGACAGCATGGCAACCGGCAGCGAGAACGGCATGGGCCATTTGTCCGTGGCAATGCCGACGGCCGGTTGCAGCAGTGACGCCGTGACCTGAAACGCGAAGGTCAAAAGGCCGATCTGGACGAAATCCAGCGCGTAATTTGCCTTGAGAAGCGGATAAAGCGATGTCAGCAGCGACTGCATGATATCGTTGAGCATGTGGCAGAAGCTTGCAGCAGCGATGATCGAAAACGTCGTTTTTTCAGCGGAAAAGCTCGTGCTGGTCACACTCGCCATGGGTTTCTCTCCAGATCGTCGTCGTCAGACGGTATTTTGTTATGGAATACTCCGCGGGCCTTATAGGCGCATTGTTTGCGGCCTGCTTTTGTGCTGTGGTCTAGTTTTTACGAGAGTGGGCCAAAATGCCGCGCTATGATTTCGAAGAACTCGGCTTTCTGAGCGGTGATCAGCATGAAGAAATGCTGAGCTTCATCGATGGAAACAATGAATCGGTGCTGGCGCTTCGTCGCCTCTATCCCGAAGGTTTTCAAAGCCCTGTTCACTCGCACCGCAAGACACAGCTGTGGTTTGCCCGCAGTGGTGTGGTCGTCGTCGGTACAGCCAAGGGCCGCTGGATGATACCGCCGGGGCACGGCCTGATCATTCCAGCCGGACTGGAGCATTCCAGCGAAATGATCAGTCAGGTGGAGATGCATTCCGTCTATGTCCACCCAGACGTCATCGCTACGGAGCGACCGCGCGTGGTGGAGGTGACCGTTCTTGCGGGCAATCTCATCGAAGAACTCGTTCGCGATGATTCCAGACGACAAAATACCAGACGTCGCGAACTGGTGATGGAGCTTCTGGTGGATGAAATCAGCGTACTTCCCGAACAGCCGCTCGGGCTTCCTTTTCCCGCCCATGCCAGCATTGCAGGGCTGTGTCGTCGCTTTTTGAACGCGCCCGCCGCCAATGCCAGCATCGATGACTGGGCGCAGACATTGGGCATGAGCCGCAGAAGCTTCACGCGCCTGTTTCGCGCGGAAACCGGCGTCAGTTTCGTCACGTGGCGGCAGCAGGCCTGCATTTTCGCCTCCTTGCCCCGGCTGGCGAGCGGCGAAACCGTGACGAACGTGGCGCTGGATGCCGGTTACGAAAATGTCTCCGCCTTCACCACCATGTTCCGGCGTATGCTGGGCAGTTCACCCAGCGCCTATTTGAAATCATCGGGCTTGAAGCGTTCGCGACCCGGCGTGGCGATGTGAGGGGCCATCAGGCCTGTAGCAAAAGCCAGTCTACCAGCTTGCCCGCAGCGGCTTTCCTACCCTTGGAGCCCACCAGCCAATAGCCGCGATCAGGGGCTTCCAGCGTAGGGCCGACGCCGACCAGGGCGCCGCTTTGCACAAGGTCATCCACCAGCCCTGCCCAGCCCAGCGCCACGCCCTGATGCGTGATGGCTGACTGCACCACGAGGGAATAGGTGTTGAAACTGATATCGCCTTTTTCTTCACCGGATTGTCTTTTGACGCCGATGCCTGCGAAATAACTCGGCCAATCATGCCATGTGGAGGCCCAAGAGCTTTCCAGATGGATGAGTTTGCTGGCGGAAAGCTGCTGCGGAACGTCCTTTTCAGCCAGGTTGTCCAGAAACCCCGGCGCGCAAACAGGGCGGACTTTTTCCGGCAGAATCAGCGTCGCGTCGCTTCCCGCTTCGACCTGCGTGCTGAAGATGATCAGCACGTCATTGTCACCCGCAGTCTGACGGCGCGGGTTTTGCGACGCGGCAATCTGGATATTGATATCAGGATGGCGTGCGCGAAAATCCTGCATGCGCGGAATGAGCCACAGCGAGGAGAAGGCATAGTCGGTGTGCAGCCGAACTGTCGGCCTTTCATGGGCCTTGAAGTCGTCGGTTAAACGGTCGATCTCGCTGACCTGCTGGCTGACGAGATCGCACAGGCGACGCCCTTCCGGTGTCAGTTCCACGCCGCGATGCTGGCGCGTGAGCAAGCGGGTGGCCAATTGCTCTTCCAGCCGCCGCATCTGGTAACTGACCGCTGGCTGGGTCAAGCCCAGTTCTTGCGCGGCAGCAGTTAGGCTGCCACGTTTGCCGATTTCCATCAGCACCCTCATCCATCCCAGATCGACCGGCCTGTCTGCCATAAAAAATCCTTTTATCAGATATCGAAAATTATCTGCTTCACGACAGAGATCAATCCGTTGTTCACTAAAATTCTCGAATAACCGGAGAACAGCAATGATCAGGAACTCTCGTATCGGGCACATAGCGTCAGGCCTCCTTCTCATGACTGCCTGTTTTGCTGGCAACGCGCAGGCCGCAGACGACGCAAGCTGCAAGACGATCCGCCTTAGCGATCCCGGCTGGACGGACATCACCGCCACCAATGGCGTGGCATCCGTTGTCCTGACCGCACTCGGCTATACGCCCGATGTGAAGACGCTTTCGGTGCCGATTGGCTATCAGGCGATGAAGAACGGTGAAATCGATGTGTTCCTCGGCAACTGGATGCCAGCACAGAAATCCTTCATCGATGATCTGACGGCCGCAAAGGCTGTGGACGTGATCGGCCAGAACCTCGAAGGTGCCAAGTTCACGCTCGCCGTGCCTTCCTACATGGCGGAAAAAGGCATCAAAACGTTTGCCGATCTGGCAAAGCACGGCGATGAATTCAACCACAAAATCTACGGCATTGAGCCGGGTGCG is a window of Agrobacterium vaccinii DNA encoding:
- the minC gene encoding septum site-determining protein MinC codes for the protein MTKVLTDTSRSIRIKGRSFLAVVLSPEQPLDQWLERLDDLAARSAGFFLSRAVVLDVADLKLDKAGLKGLIAELVSRNVAIMGIEGARPSMIEAGMPPALKGGKAASDIEVEPVSLATTEVEEEPVRVPVTEIRSTVQSLMISEPVRSGQSVIFPEGDVTVVGSVASGAEIIAGGSIHIYGALRGRAMAGSLGNASARIFCKKLEAELLAIDGVYKVAEDIDPKLRGQAVQLWLENDTIKAEKLN
- a CDS encoding AraC family transcriptional regulator, which encodes MPRYDFEELGFLSGDQHEEMLSFIDGNNESVLALRRLYPEGFQSPVHSHRKTQLWFARSGVVVVGTAKGRWMIPPGHGLIIPAGLEHSSEMISQVEMHSVYVHPDVIATERPRVVEVTVLAGNLIEELVRDDSRRQNTRRRELVMELLVDEISVLPEQPLGLPFPAHASIAGLCRRFLNAPAANASIDDWAQTLGMSRRSFTRLFRAETGVSFVTWRQQACIFASLPRLASGETVTNVALDAGYENVSAFTTMFRRMLGSSPSAYLKSSGLKRSRPGVAM
- a CDS encoding choline sulfate utilization transcriptional regulator, coding for MADRPVDLGWMRVLMEIGKRGSLTAAAQELGLTQPAVSYQMRRLEEQLATRLLTRQHRGVELTPEGRRLCDLVSQQVSEIDRLTDDFKAHERPTVRLHTDYAFSSLWLIPRMQDFRARHPDINIQIAASQNPRRQTAGDNDVLIIFSTQVEAGSDATLILPEKVRPVCAPGFLDNLAEKDVPQQLSASKLIHLESSWASTWHDWPSYFAGIGVKRQSGEEKGDISFNTYSLVVQSAITHQGVALGWAGLVDDLVQSGALVGVGPTLEAPDRGYWLVGSKGRKAAAGKLVDWLLLQA
- the minD gene encoding septum site-determining protein MinD; this encodes MGKVVVVTSGKGGVGKTTSTAALGAALAQNKEKVVVVDFDVGLRNLDLVMGAERRVVYDLVNVIQGDAKLPQALIRDKRLDTLFLLPASQTRDKDNLTPEGVEWVIGELKKHFDWVICDSPAGIERGATLAMRHADVAVVVTNPEVSSVRDSDRIIGLLDSKTLKAERGERMEKHLLLTRYDSVRAERGDMLKVEDVLEILSIPLIGIIPESMDVLRASNVGAPVTLADAKSPPAMAYFDAARRLRGEDVPMMIPGEKRGIFAKFFGRAA
- the minE gene encoding cell division topological specificity factor MinE; amino-acid sequence: MSIFNLFRKQKSAPLARERLQVLLAHERNGVGNELVALLREEILAVIAKHVQIDSDKVHVKMDSDEHVSLLEIDVEIPLAASLRAA
- a CDS encoding amino acid ABC transporter substrate-binding protein, coding for MSWLKTIATAAAVNAAIFAPSFAGENLDQIKSAGVIKIGTEGTYAPFTFHDASNKLVGFDVEIGEAVAKKLGVKAEFVEGKWDGLIAGLDSKRYDAVINQVGITEARKQKYAFSEPYIASKAVLIVSDKNDDIKGFEGLKGKKSAQSLTSNFGKLATEAGAELVGTDGFDQSIQLVLTGRADATINDSLSFYDFKKKQPKAPVKIVAEKADADYSGIIVRKGDDDLVASINKALADIKTDGTYKTISDKYFGQDVSK
- a CDS encoding MFS transporter — encoded protein: MASVTSTSFSAEKTTFSIIAAASFCHMLNDIMQSLLTSLYPLLKANYALDFVQIGLLTFAFQVTASLLQPAVGIATDKWPMPFSLPVAMLSTCAGLITLAYAHSFPVLVIGACLIGIGSAIFHPEASRVARVASGGRHGLAQSFFQVGGNTGTAIGPLLAAFVVLPMGQQSLSWFSLIALAGFAVLSWVSVWYSRHRRSNAGRPPVSRALPMAKNKVLMTLVVLLILTATKNAYLASLSSYFTFYTIEKFGLEVQSAQLLLFLFLGASAAGVFFGGPIGDKFGSRVVIWFSILGVIPFALLLPYANLTWTAILVVLIGFVFSSAFSAIVVFAQELVPGRVGLIAGMFFGFAFGFGGIGAAVLGVFADREGIEFVYRICSYMPLLGLLTVFLPQLPSRRKAA